A single genomic interval of Devosia oryziradicis harbors:
- a CDS encoding DUF4167 domain-containing protein: MRPNNQNKNRQRSRNGGRKHVNPLSRNFESNGPDVKVRGNASHIAEKYLQLARDAQSSGDSVMAENYLQHAEHYFRIVSSAQQAQNGQRPEGQDDDYDDDMPDMNSRFASPQPQQPPQQQYVQQDGDEQPGEGEQPRQHQGEQRQQRDGQDGERQSRGDRRDRNRNRDRFRPEGEVQQSMPIGESAQPATTEVAAAPAAEQPAEAEGEGRKPRERRPRRRRPAGGDDLAGAEQPDVGELPAFLTAGGGAAE; the protein is encoded by the coding sequence ATGAGACCCAACAATCAGAACAAGAACCGGCAGCGGAGCCGGAACGGCGGACGCAAGCACGTCAATCCATTGTCCCGCAATTTCGAGAGCAATGGTCCGGACGTGAAGGTGCGCGGCAACGCCTCCCATATCGCCGAGAAGTACCTGCAGCTGGCGCGTGACGCGCAGTCGTCAGGCGACTCGGTAATGGCGGAGAACTACCTGCAGCACGCCGAGCACTATTTCCGCATCGTTTCGAGCGCCCAGCAGGCGCAGAACGGTCAGCGCCCCGAAGGGCAGGACGACGATTACGACGATGACATGCCCGACATGAATTCGCGTTTCGCCTCGCCCCAGCCGCAGCAGCCGCCGCAGCAGCAATATGTGCAGCAGGATGGCGACGAGCAGCCCGGCGAAGGCGAGCAGCCGCGCCAGCACCAGGGCGAGCAGCGCCAGCAGCGTGACGGCCAGGATGGTGAGCGCCAGTCGCGCGGCGACCGTCGTGACCGCAACCGCAATCGTGACCGGTTCCGCCCCGAAGGCGAAGTGCAGCAGTCTATGCCCATTGGCGAGTCGGCCCAGCCTGCGACCACTGAAGTGGCAGCGGCCCCGGCAGCAGAGCAGCCGGCGGAAGCCGAAGGCGAGGGGCGCAAGCCGCGGGAGCGCCGTCCGCGCCGCCGCCGTCCCGCCGGTGGCGATGATCTGGCCGGGGCCGAGCAGCCCGATGTCGGTGAACTGCCGGCATTCCTCACGGCAGGCGGCGGAGCCGCCGAGTAA
- the clpB gene encoding ATP-dependent chaperone ClpB, with translation MNIEKYTERARGFIQSAQALALGKGHQQFAPIHLLKVLLDDDQGMANGLIERAGGDPKAARAGVEAAIAKIPTVSGDAGQLYLGRELARVFDTAESAAQKAGDSYVTVERLLLALVVEKDTDAGKILATAGLTPQTLNEAINEIRKGRNADSATAENSYDALKKYARDLTADVREGKLDPVIGRDEEIRRTIQVLSRRTKNNPVLIGEPGVGKTAIAEGLAIRIVNGDVPESLKNKSLLSLDMGALIAGAKYRGEFEERLKSVLSEVTSSDGQIILFIDEMHTLVGAGKADGAMDASNLLKPALARGELHCVGATTLDEYRKHVEKDPALARRFQPVFIDEPTVEDTISILRGLKEKYELHHGIRISDSALVSAATLSNRYITDRFLPDKAIDLMDEAAARLRMAVDSKPEALDELDRRIMQLKIEREALKKEDDEGSKTRLLRLETELADLEEQAQGLSAKWLAEKERLQGSQKLKEELDAARSQLEIAQRQGDLAKAGELAYGVIPELEKKIRAAEDADGDGKADPVMAAEVVTSSDIAQVVSRWTGIPVDRMMEGEREKLLHMEASLGARVIGQAEAVAAVAKAVRRSRAGLQDPNRPIGSFMFLGPTGVGKTELTKSLAQFLFDDETAMVRLDMSEFMEKHSVARLIGAPPGYVGYDEGGVLTEAVRRRPYQVVLFDEIEKAHPDVFNVLLQVLDDGRLTDGQGRTVDFRNTVIILTSNLGAEYLVDLKDGDSVELVRGKVLDMVKAAFRPEFLNRIDEILLFHRLGREHMGSIVDIQFGRLLSLLKDRDISLELTPRAREWLANEGYDPAYGARPLKRVIQRAVQDGLAEEILGGRVSDGSRVVVDANDDGIVLLPGGAGAADAAA, from the coding sequence TTGAATATCGAGAAATATACCGAGCGGGCCCGTGGCTTCATCCAGAGCGCCCAGGCGCTGGCGCTGGGCAAGGGCCACCAGCAGTTTGCGCCAATCCACCTGCTCAAGGTCCTGCTCGATGACGACCAGGGCATGGCCAATGGGCTGATCGAGCGCGCCGGGGGTGACCCCAAGGCGGCGCGGGCGGGCGTGGAAGCGGCCATTGCCAAGATCCCCACCGTATCCGGCGATGCCGGCCAGCTCTATCTCGGGCGCGAACTGGCGCGCGTATTCGACACCGCCGAAAGCGCGGCGCAAAAGGCGGGCGACTCCTACGTCACCGTCGAGCGTCTGCTGCTGGCCCTGGTGGTGGAAAAGGACACCGATGCGGGCAAGATCCTTGCCACGGCAGGCCTCACCCCGCAGACGCTGAACGAGGCGATCAACGAAATCCGCAAGGGCCGCAATGCCGACTCGGCCACCGCCGAGAACAGCTATGACGCACTCAAGAAATATGCGCGCGACCTCACGGCTGATGTGCGCGAGGGCAAGCTCGACCCGGTGATCGGTCGCGACGAGGAAATCCGCCGCACCATCCAGGTGCTGAGCCGCCGCACCAAGAACAATCCGGTGCTGATCGGTGAACCCGGCGTCGGCAAGACCGCCATCGCCGAGGGCCTCGCCATCCGCATCGTCAATGGCGATGTGCCCGAATCGCTCAAGAACAAGAGCCTGCTGTCGCTCGACATGGGTGCGCTGATTGCCGGCGCGAAGTATCGCGGCGAATTCGAGGAGCGCCTCAAGTCCGTGCTGAGCGAGGTGACCTCTTCGGACGGGCAGATCATCCTGTTCATCGACGAGATGCATACCCTGGTCGGCGCCGGCAAGGCCGATGGCGCGATGGATGCGTCCAATCTGCTGAAGCCCGCTTTGGCGCGGGGTGAACTCCACTGCGTAGGTGCGACGACGCTGGACGAATACCGCAAGCATGTGGAGAAGGACCCGGCGCTGGCCCGTCGTTTCCAACCTGTCTTTATCGACGAGCCGACCGTGGAAGACACGATCTCGATCCTGCGCGGGCTCAAGGAAAAGTACGAGCTGCATCACGGCATCCGGATTTCGGATTCGGCGCTGGTGAGCGCGGCGACCCTCAGCAACCGCTACATCACCGACCGCTTCCTGCCCGACAAGGCCATCGACCTGATGGACGAGGCGGCGGCGCGATTGCGCATGGCCGTTGATTCCAAGCCCGAGGCGCTGGACGAACTCGATCGCCGCATCATGCAGCTCAAGATCGAGCGTGAGGCGCTCAAGAAGGAAGACGACGAGGGCTCCAAGACGCGCCTGCTGCGGCTCGAAACCGAGCTGGCCGATCTCGAGGAACAGGCACAGGGCCTTTCGGCCAAGTGGCTGGCTGAGAAGGAGCGGTTGCAGGGGTCACAGAAGCTCAAGGAGGAGCTCGATGCGGCACGGTCGCAGCTCGAAATCGCCCAGCGCCAGGGTGACTTGGCCAAGGCGGGTGAGCTGGCCTATGGCGTCATTCCCGAGCTGGAGAAGAAGATCAGGGCAGCCGAGGACGCCGATGGCGACGGCAAGGCCGACCCGGTCATGGCCGCCGAAGTGGTCACGTCAAGCGACATCGCCCAGGTGGTCAGCCGCTGGACCGGTATCCCGGTCGACCGGATGATGGAAGGCGAGCGCGAGAAGCTCCTGCATATGGAGGCCTCGCTCGGTGCCCGCGTCATCGGGCAGGCCGAAGCGGTTGCGGCTGTCGCCAAGGCGGTGCGCCGCTCGCGCGCCGGTCTGCAGGATCCGAACCGGCCGATCGGCTCGTTCATGTTCCTGGGGCCAACCGGGGTGGGCAAGACCGAGCTGACCAAGTCGCTGGCCCAGTTCCTGTTCGATGACGAGACCGCCATGGTGCGCCTCGACATGAGCGAGTTCATGGAAAAGCACTCGGTGGCCCGACTGATCGGCGCGCCTCCGGGCTATGTCGGCTATGACGAGGGCGGCGTCCTCACCGAAGCCGTGCGGCGCCGGCCCTATCAGGTGGTGCTGTTCGACGAGATCGAGAAGGCCCATCCCGATGTGTTCAACGTGCTCCTCCAGGTGCTCGATGACGGGCGGCTGACCGACGGGCAGGGTCGGACGGTGGATTTCCGCAACACGGTGATCATCCTCACCTCCAACTTGGGCGCCGAATATCTCGTCGACCTCAAGGACGGGGATTCGGTGGAACTGGTACGGGGCAAGGTGCTCGATATGGTCAAGGCGGCCTTCCGGCCGGAATTCCTCAACCGCATCGACGAGATCCTGCTGTTCCACCGCCTCGGGCGCGAGCATATGGGGTCGATCGTCGACATCCAGTTCGGCCGCCTGCTGTCGCTGCTGAAGGATCGTGACATCAGTCTCGAGCTGACGCCGCGGGCCCGCGAGTGGCTGGCCAATGAGGGCTATGACCCCGCCTATGGAGCGCGACCGCTCAAGCGTGTCATCCAGCGCGCGGTGCAGGATGGACTGGCCGAGGAAATCCTGGGTGGCAGGGTCAGCGATGGCTCGCGCGTAGTGGTCGATGCCAATGACGATGGCATTGTCCTGCTGCCCGGCGGGGCCGGCGCAGCCGACGCTGCCGCATAA
- a CDS encoding VOC family protein produces the protein MADQIDYIEFPSSNRAVTSAFFQAAFGWGITSYGPDYDGINNAGIDGGIDQAAEKVSSTMAVVRTDDLDAAERRVIAAGGLITRPQFDFPGGRRFHFREPGGNEMAVYIATE, from the coding sequence GTGGCAGACCAAATCGACTATATCGAGTTCCCTTCCAGCAACCGCGCCGTGACCAGCGCCTTTTTCCAGGCCGCCTTCGGCTGGGGCATCACCAGCTATGGTCCAGACTATGATGGCATCAACAATGCCGGCATCGATGGCGGCATCGACCAGGCAGCGGAAAAGGTGTCCTCGACCATGGCCGTGGTACGGACCGACGATCTCGACGCCGCGGAGCGGCGGGTGATCGCTGCCGGCGGCCTGATCACCCGTCCGCAGTTCGACTTTCCCGGCGGACGGCGCTTCCATTTCCGCGAGCCGGGCGGCAACGAGATGGCGGTCTACATCGCCACCGAATAG
- a CDS encoding MFS transporter, whose translation MSQDIAAPQSRRFVLVAAILASSMGFIDGSVISIAIPAIRANLGATLPDAQWVSNGYLLFLSSLILLGGAAGDRFGLRNTFGLGIAVFVAASLICAMAPTPLVLIIARAVQGAGAAFMVPGSLAIIAKAYPREERGRAIGIWAAASSLTTIGGPIIGGFMLTALGEWSWRLVFAINLPLGLVALALLWFRVAPDRPEAGRRLDVVGAILATLALMLIAYGLTGDGSEGAPPPSHSIVWCGAGLVSAVAFLIWEARIAAPMLPLRLFGNLGFSGANGLTFALYFALGGTIFFLPMTMIGGWGVSPATVSIALLPLGLALTALSSFSGKWADRFGPGPLIALGSLIVAGAFAGLGLTAPMHSVWLAVLPCMVLLGLGMGLVVSPLSTAVMTSVEDGDTGVASGVNNAVARVAGLVAVALLGAIVAPVFDAALGPAAELPIFFGMAAEGLSAQEEALRLAATDAAFATVAYVTAALSLVSAAIAWLTLERKSR comes from the coding sequence ATGAGCCAGGATATCGCCGCGCCGCAGAGCCGCCGTTTCGTATTGGTCGCGGCTATCCTGGCATCGAGCATGGGTTTCATCGACGGCTCGGTGATTTCGATCGCCATTCCTGCCATCCGCGCCAATCTGGGGGCGACGCTGCCCGACGCGCAGTGGGTCAGCAATGGCTATCTGCTGTTCCTGTCCTCGCTGATCCTGCTGGGCGGCGCGGCGGGGGACAGGTTCGGCCTGCGCAACACCTTTGGTCTGGGCATCGCCGTGTTCGTCGCGGCCTCGCTCATCTGCGCAATGGCGCCAACCCCGCTGGTCCTGATCATCGCGCGGGCCGTGCAGGGGGCCGGCGCCGCTTTCATGGTGCCGGGGAGTCTCGCCATCATTGCCAAGGCCTATCCGCGCGAAGAGCGGGGTCGGGCGATCGGCATCTGGGCCGCCGCTTCCTCGCTCACCACAATCGGTGGGCCGATTATTGGCGGCTTCATGTTGACGGCTCTGGGTGAGTGGAGTTGGCGGCTGGTCTTTGCCATCAACCTGCCGCTGGGCCTCGTGGCACTGGCATTGTTGTGGTTCCGCGTGGCGCCGGATCGTCCGGAAGCCGGGCGGCGGCTCGATGTGGTGGGTGCGATTTTGGCCACGCTGGCCTTGATGCTGATCGCCTACGGCCTGACCGGCGATGGCAGCGAAGGGGCCCCGCCGCCGTCGCACTCAATCGTCTGGTGCGGCGCCGGGCTCGTATCGGCCGTGGCCTTCCTCATCTGGGAGGCCCGGATTGCGGCCCCGATGCTACCCCTCAGGCTTTTCGGCAATCTCGGTTTTTCCGGCGCCAACGGGCTGACCTTCGCCCTCTATTTTGCCTTGGGCGGCACCATATTCTTCCTGCCCATGACGATGATTGGTGGCTGGGGCGTGTCGCCGGCGACCGTATCGATCGCACTGCTGCCATTGGGCCTGGCGCTGACGGCACTCTCCTCGTTCAGCGGCAAGTGGGCGGACCGGTTCGGACCGGGACCGCTGATCGCGCTGGGTTCGCTGATCGTGGCCGGTGCCTTTGCCGGCCTGGGCCTCACCGCGCCGATGCACTCGGTGTGGCTGGCCGTATTACCATGCATGGTCCTGCTCGGGCTGGGCATGGGCCTGGTGGTTTCTCCGCTTTCGACGGCGGTGATGACCTCGGTGGAAGACGGCGATACCGGCGTGGCTTCGGGCGTCAACAATGCGGTGGCGCGAGTGGCTGGGCTGGTCGCTGTCGCCCTGCTGGGTGCCATCGTTGCCCCGGTGTTCGACGCAGCGCTGGGACCGGCGGCCGAACTGCCGATTTTCTTCGGCATGGCGGCGGAAGGGCTGAGCGCGCAGGAAGAGGCATTGCGCCTGGCCGCGACAGATGCCGCCTTTGCTACCGTGGCCTATGTCACGGCGGCATTGAGCCTGGTCTCGGCCGCCATTGCCTGGCTGACCCTCGAACGCAAGTCGCGCTAG
- a CDS encoding M23 family metallopeptidase yields the protein MNAAQRNRHAALLKATGFEDGPALTVQSTDGEIPHGRELSFAWLSGTVMTGLTSVLLMGAALYVSFQGQDTFSTAYEALQLSRPETEALTPTDLSAKSSRLRPITATRSDLQVIEASIRETVDGRDMIRNQPFLRISATLATAPTSLSEGIPDYDPVAILNATQPIAATAGMDINTDVYGAEVEGEVAVKLAEMPMTFVPPRAISDQSAAEYVRSVVEATFFSDDPAAPTLAYAALAPSVGDLGLLPGSGTLGGIVENVTVMPQTTQAADAALGRSERILTIRERTPLEDIMRRNGFTGPMIEAIEDTLANVFPSTELPARARLRILFGPSRTSNTLIPYRLSIYFHDDGSNLDVHRATVALTDKGQYVLGLAPAEITFPDEDTEEVNVANLPSIYRSIWETGRKHDLDDATIERIIGMFAYDVDMTKKIAAGDSIEILETAPDAEGRTELLYVGLTLGTTKRQLYRFATADGVVDFYDPDGETGKRFLTRRPLEGGGTLRSRFGYRIHPIFHTRKLHTGVDLAARSGTPIYAAGDGIIKYYKWQSGYGNKVEIEHVNGYETAYGHMSRYVDGLGVGSHVRQGQIIGYVGSTGQSTGPHLHFEIKINGNLVDPLSVKLPKDNVLPQQYEAQFEQTMAQINDLMAREPAPVTVAQANP from the coding sequence TTGAACGCAGCGCAAAGAAACCGTCATGCCGCGCTGCTCAAGGCCACCGGCTTTGAAGATGGCCCCGCCCTGACGGTACAGTCGACCGATGGCGAAATTCCCCATGGTCGCGAGCTGAGTTTTGCCTGGCTGAGCGGCACCGTGATGACCGGGCTCACCAGCGTCCTGCTGATGGGTGCCGCGCTCTACGTCTCCTTCCAGGGCCAGGATACCTTCTCCACCGCTTATGAGGCGCTGCAGCTGTCGCGCCCCGAGACCGAAGCGCTGACGCCGACGGATCTTTCCGCCAAGTCGTCGCGCCTCCGCCCGATCACGGCCACGCGCTCCGACCTCCAGGTCATCGAAGCCTCGATCCGCGAAACGGTCGATGGTCGGGACATGATCCGCAACCAGCCTTTCCTGCGCATAAGCGCCACGCTTGCCACCGCGCCGACATCGCTGTCCGAGGGAATCCCCGACTACGATCCGGTGGCCATCCTCAATGCCACCCAGCCAATTGCCGCGACGGCGGGTATGGATATCAATACCGATGTCTATGGCGCCGAGGTCGAGGGCGAAGTAGCGGTGAAGCTCGCCGAAATGCCGATGACCTTCGTGCCGCCGCGCGCCATTTCCGATCAGTCGGCCGCCGAATATGTGCGCAGCGTAGTCGAGGCCACCTTCTTCAGCGATGATCCGGCCGCTCCCACCCTGGCCTATGCGGCGCTGGCGCCGTCCGTGGGAGACCTGGGACTGTTGCCCGGTTCGGGGACGCTGGGCGGTATCGTCGAAAACGTCACCGTCATGCCTCAGACCACCCAGGCTGCCGATGCGGCGCTTGGCCGGTCCGAACGCATCCTCACCATCAGGGAGCGGACCCCGCTGGAAGACATTATGCGGCGCAACGGTTTCACCGGGCCGATGATCGAAGCCATCGAGGACACCCTGGCCAATGTCTTCCCCTCGACCGAGCTACCTGCGCGCGCCCGCCTGCGCATCCTGTTCGGCCCGTCGCGCACCTCCAATACGCTTATTCCCTATCGGCTGAGCATCTACTTCCACGATGACGGCAGCAATCTCGATGTCCATCGCGCCACCGTCGCCCTGACCGACAAGGGTCAGTACGTGCTCGGCCTGGCGCCGGCGGAAATCACCTTCCCCGACGAGGACACCGAGGAAGTCAACGTCGCCAACCTCCCCAGCATTTATCGCTCCATCTGGGAGACGGGCCGCAAGCATGACCTGGACGATGCCACCATCGAGCGCATCATCGGCATGTTCGCCTACGACGTGGACATGACCAAGAAGATCGCTGCCGGCGATTCGATCGAAATCCTCGAGACGGCACCCGATGCCGAGGGTCGCACCGAACTGCTCTATGTTGGCCTCACTCTGGGGACGACCAAGCGCCAGCTTTACCGCTTCGCGACGGCCGATGGGGTGGTGGATTTCTACGACCCCGACGGCGAAACCGGCAAACGCTTCCTGACCCGCCGCCCGCTGGAAGGCGGCGGCACGCTGCGCTCGCGCTTCGGCTACCGCATCCACCCCATCTTCCACACCCGCAAGCTCCACACCGGCGTCGACCTGGCGGCCCGCTCGGGAACGCCGATCTATGCGGCCGGCGATGGCATCATCAAGTACTACAAGTGGCAGTCCGGCTACGGCAACAAGGTGGAGATCGAGCACGTCAACGGCTACGAAACCGCCTATGGCCACATGTCGCGGTATGTCGATGGACTGGGGGTCGGCAGCCATGTGCGCCAGGGCCAGATCATCGGCTATGTCGGCTCGACCGGCCAGTCCACCGGCCCGCACCTGCATTTCGAGATCAAGATCAACGGCAACCTGGTCGATCCGCTCAGCGTCAAGCTCCCCAAGGACAACGTGCTGCCCCAGCAATATGAGGCGCAGTTCGAGCAGACCATGGCCCAGATCAACGATCTGATGGCGCGCGAGCCCGCGCCCGTCACGGTCGCCCAGGCCAACCCCTAG